The Vibrio kanaloae genome has a window encoding:
- the ureA gene encoding urease subunit gamma, with the protein MELTPREKDKLLIFCAGMLAQQRKQKGLKLNYPESIALISSAILEGAREGKTVSELMDFGRTLLTVDDVMEGIPSMIPDVQVEATFPDGTKLVTVHEPIV; encoded by the coding sequence ATGGAATTAACACCAAGAGAAAAAGATAAGCTACTTATCTTCTGCGCAGGAATGCTGGCACAGCAGCGCAAACAAAAAGGCTTAAAACTTAACTACCCAGAATCTATTGCACTGATCAGTAGTGCCATTCTTGAAGGTGCCCGTGAGGGTAAAACCGTTTCAGAGTTGATGGATTTTGGACGCACACTGCTTACTGTCGATGACGTTATGGAGGGGATCCCTTCCATGATCCCTGATGTACAAGTCGAAGCCACTTTTCCTGATGGCACCAAGCTGGTGACCGTTCATGAACCTATCGTGTAG
- the ureC gene encoding urease subunit alpha, with amino-acid sequence MATISKQAYAEMFGPTIGDRVRLADTDLWLEVEKDYTVYGDEVKFGGGKVIRDGQGQSQRPSAETPDLVITNAIVLDYWGIVKADVAIKDGRVQALGKAGNPDVQPGVDIVIGPGTEILAGEGSILTAGGIDSHIHFICPQQIEEALASGVTTMIGGGTGPNTGTNATTCTPGPWNMHRMLESLDQFPMNFGLLGKGNASQPEALREQVAAGAVGLKLHEDWGTTPASIDTCLSVADEMDVQVAIHTDTLNESGFVESTLGAIGDRVIHTYHTEGAGGGHAPDIIRAAGEPNVLPSSTNPTRPYTVNTVDEHLDMLMVCHHLSPSIAEDVAFAESRIRRETIAAEDILHDLGAFSMIASDSQAMGRVGEVVTRTWQTAHKMKVQRGSLKEDSDYSDNFRLRRYVAKYTINPAITHGMSHEIGSIEAGKLADLVLWKPAFFGVKPSVILKGGMIAMAPMGDPNASIPTPQPVHYRSMFGSYGKACQNTSMLFVSKEAKAQNIDKKLGLQSLIGVVSNCRNISKSDMKLNDWMPKIEVDSQTYQVRADGELLTCEPAEELPMAQRYFLF; translated from the coding sequence ATGGCGACGATATCCAAACAGGCTTACGCCGAAATGTTTGGGCCAACAATCGGAGACCGAGTGCGTCTTGCTGACACCGATTTATGGCTAGAAGTTGAAAAGGATTACACGGTATACGGCGACGAAGTGAAGTTCGGCGGCGGTAAAGTCATTCGTGATGGACAAGGGCAAAGCCAACGTCCAAGTGCTGAAACACCTGACTTGGTGATCACTAACGCGATTGTGTTGGACTACTGGGGAATCGTAAAAGCCGATGTCGCCATCAAAGATGGTCGAGTTCAGGCATTGGGCAAAGCGGGCAACCCAGATGTTCAACCAGGCGTTGATATTGTGATTGGTCCGGGCACGGAAATTTTAGCAGGTGAAGGTTCAATTTTGACGGCTGGTGGCATTGATTCACACATCCACTTTATCTGCCCACAACAAATTGAAGAGGCATTGGCGTCAGGTGTGACAACCATGATTGGCGGAGGCACAGGGCCAAACACCGGCACCAACGCGACCACATGTACGCCGGGGCCTTGGAACATGCACCGCATGCTAGAGTCACTCGATCAATTCCCGATGAACTTTGGCTTGTTAGGCAAAGGCAATGCCAGTCAGCCAGAAGCATTGCGTGAACAAGTAGCGGCAGGCGCAGTGGGTTTGAAGTTGCACGAAGATTGGGGAACCACTCCCGCTTCAATCGATACCTGTTTGAGCGTTGCTGACGAGATGGACGTACAAGTCGCGATTCATACCGACACTCTGAACGAATCTGGTTTTGTTGAATCGACACTTGGCGCAATCGGTGATCGTGTGATTCATACTTATCACACCGAAGGTGCCGGTGGTGGTCATGCTCCCGATATTATTCGCGCCGCAGGTGAGCCGAACGTTCTGCCTTCCTCAACCAACCCAACGCGACCTTATACGGTCAATACGGTCGATGAGCATTTAGATATGTTGATGGTCTGTCATCACCTTTCACCGTCAATTGCTGAAGATGTCGCGTTCGCCGAGTCACGTATCCGCCGTGAAACTATTGCCGCTGAAGATATTCTTCATGATTTGGGCGCGTTCTCAATGATCGCTTCTGATTCACAAGCGATGGGGCGCGTAGGCGAGGTGGTAACACGTACTTGGCAAACCGCACACAAGATGAAAGTGCAGCGTGGCAGCCTAAAAGAAGATTCAGACTACAGCGATAACTTCCGTTTAAGACGTTATGTCGCTAAGTACACCATCAACCCTGCGATCACTCATGGTATGTCTCATGAAATCGGTTCGATCGAAGCCGGGAAATTAGCTGACCTAGTTCTATGGAAGCCAGCCTTTTTTGGCGTGAAACCAAGCGTAATTTTGAAAGGCGGCATGATCGCCATGGCGCCGATGGGTGACCCAAACGCTTCAATCCCAACCCCTCAGCCAGTTCACTACCGCTCTATGTTTGGTAGCTACGGCAAGGCGTGTCAGAACACATCGATGTTGTTTGTCTCTAAAGAAGCCAAAGCGCAGAACATCGATAAGAAATTGGGTTTGCAGAGTTTGATTGGTGTTGTCAGCAATTGCCGAAATATCAGCAAATCCGACATGAAGCTCAATGATTGGATGCCGAAGATTGAGGTCGACTCTCAGACGTATCAAGTGCGCGCCGATGGTGAATTGCTGACGTGTGAGCCTGCTGAAGAGCTGCCAATGGCTCAGCGGTACTTTCTATTCTAA
- a CDS encoding urease subunit beta — protein MAGSTKQYSGFVPGKVETASGDITLNKGRDTTSIKVQNIGDRPVQIGSHYHFYEANPSLIFDREATKGFRLNIPAGTATRFEPGQSRSVELVRYAGKLEIYGFQGKVMGKL, from the coding sequence ATGGCTGGTTCCACAAAGCAATACTCAGGATTCGTTCCCGGAAAAGTCGAAACTGCTTCCGGTGACATCACTCTCAATAAAGGCCGCGACACGACGTCCATTAAGGTGCAAAACATTGGCGATCGTCCCGTTCAAATTGGCTCTCATTACCACTTCTATGAAGCAAATCCTTCGCTGATCTTTGACCGAGAAGCCACTAAAGGCTTTCGACTCAATATCCCTGCAGGCACCGCCACCCGTTTTGAGCCGGGTCAGTCGCGCAGCGTCGAGTTAGTGCGTTACGCTGGTAAGTTAGAAATTTACGGCTTCCAAGGAAAGGTGATGGGCAAGCTCTAA
- a CDS encoding urease accessory protein UreD, which translates to MSSLYSSSEAINTSLAGVLSLNETIEQDIRDGWQASLNLTFVDRGDKTVLKNRQQFGPLAVQRPLYPDGETCHTYLLHPPGGVVGGDTLNIEATIESGAHALITTPGATKFYRSNNKYAKQKQTLRVKKGARLEWMPQENIFFPNAHVRLDTEIRLEKGAQFWGWEMHCFGRPAQNEGFERGHLVGKTEIYLDNQRLLTEGFNFHGGDKLMINMGLLDYSMMGTFYITSNEKQGLELVQSLLLSITQQASQQSVTSKTSSEPTLILGATQIEGLIVVRALGNWSEDILQAFGQIWQATRSHLCGTTPDLPRIWAT; encoded by the coding sequence ATGAGCTCTCTATATTCTTCGAGTGAAGCAATAAATACTTCTTTAGCGGGAGTTTTGTCTCTGAATGAAACCATTGAACAAGATATTAGAGACGGTTGGCAGGCGAGCTTAAACCTCACCTTTGTCGACCGCGGTGATAAAACCGTATTAAAGAATCGTCAGCAGTTTGGTCCGCTTGCGGTGCAACGCCCCCTGTATCCTGATGGGGAAACGTGTCACACCTACTTACTTCATCCCCCCGGCGGAGTAGTAGGTGGTGACACTCTCAATATTGAAGCGACCATCGAAAGCGGCGCTCATGCGTTGATCACCACACCCGGTGCGACCAAGTTCTATCGTTCTAACAACAAGTACGCCAAGCAGAAGCAAACCCTTCGAGTGAAGAAAGGTGCACGTTTAGAGTGGATGCCGCAAGAGAACATCTTTTTTCCTAATGCACACGTTCGCCTAGACACTGAAATTCGCCTAGAAAAGGGTGCACAGTTTTGGGGTTGGGAGATGCACTGTTTTGGGCGACCTGCACAGAATGAGGGATTTGAGCGTGGTCACCTTGTAGGGAAAACGGAAATCTATCTTGATAATCAAAGGCTTCTTACTGAAGGTTTTAATTTTCACGGTGGCGATAAGTTAATGATAAATATGGGGTTACTTGATTATTCAATGATGGGAACCTTTTATATCACCTCAAATGAGAAGCAAGGTTTAGAGTTGGTACAGAGCTTGCTCTTATCTATTACACAGCAAGCTTCACAGCAATCAGTCACATCAAAAACGTCGAGTGAACCCACATTAATATTGGGTGCGACCCAGATAGAAGGATTGATTGTGGTGCGAGCCTTGGGTAATTGGAGTGAAGACATCCTCCAGGCCTTTGGTCAGATATGGCAAGCAACTCGCTCTCATTTATGTGGTACGACTCCTGATTTACCAAGGATTTGGGCGACTTAG
- a CDS encoding HupE/UreJ family protein, producing the protein MNFKTAAGLCTFTIASLTTSTLAFAHPGHGSHSVHESHSFMSGLTHPVTGMDHLIMLIAFGLLIGALSFSTKIKAALIGGGLASLVVGLIAGQALGFSVIVEPAIIASLFVVSLCLWHVFSPSTKRVNSVLVASIAMLFFHGYAHGVEAASNLTQFATGMSITALALMVIGTFVGRAVYSKWMSVGVASASALLLLGA; encoded by the coding sequence ATGAACTTTAAAACAGCTGCTGGCTTATGTACTTTCACAATAGCTTCTCTAACAACATCAACATTGGCTTTCGCTCACCCAGGTCATGGATCTCACTCGGTTCATGAATCTCACTCATTTATGTCTGGCTTAACTCATCCTGTGACAGGTATGGATCACCTGATCATGCTGATCGCTTTTGGTCTATTAATTGGCGCACTGTCATTTTCAACCAAGATAAAAGCCGCTCTGATTGGCGGCGGATTAGCTTCATTGGTCGTGGGGCTTATCGCAGGCCAAGCCCTAGGTTTCTCTGTAATAGTTGAACCGGCAATCATCGCTTCTCTGTTCGTCGTCAGCCTATGTTTATGGCACGTATTCTCACCATCCACCAAGCGTGTAAACAGCGTGTTAGTCGCTTCGATTGCAATGCTGTTTTTCCATGGTTACGCACACGGCGTTGAAGCCGCGAGCAACCTGACTCAATTTGCAACGGGTATGAGCATCACTGCTTTGGCATTAATGGTTATCGGTACGTTTGTTGGCCGCGCGGTTTACTCTAAATGGATGTCGGTCGGCGTGGCTTCAGCAAGCGCACTATTACTGTTAGGTGCGTAA
- the ureE gene encoding urease accessory protein UreE — MIELTQLNTQIQNAPDGYLSLPIDSRIKSRLKVMLDDGRNAGLFLPRGHILRGGEQLSSECGLVVEVKAAPETVSTVYCEDPHLLTRVAYHLGNRHVPLQVEAGWVRYQHDHVLDEMVEGLGAKVTTEKQPFEPEGGAYGGRSGGHHHHH, encoded by the coding sequence ATGATTGAACTGACTCAACTGAATACTCAAATACAAAATGCACCGGACGGCTATTTGAGCCTGCCGATCGATAGCCGCATCAAAAGCCGCCTTAAGGTGATGCTAGATGACGGGCGCAATGCCGGCCTGTTTCTACCACGAGGTCATATCTTGCGTGGTGGCGAACAACTCTCAAGTGAATGTGGTTTAGTCGTAGAAGTGAAAGCGGCACCGGAAACCGTTTCAACCGTTTACTGTGAAGACCCACACTTGCTAACGCGAGTGGCGTATCACCTTGGCAACCGTCATGTTCCGCTGCAAGTGGAAGCGGGTTGGGTTCGTTACCAACACGACCATGTTTTAGATGAAATGGTTGAAGGTTTAGGCGCAAAGGTGACCACCGAGAAACAACCCTTTGAACCTGAAGGTGGCGCTTATGGCGGTCGCTCAGGTGGACATCATCACCATCATTAA
- the urtD gene encoding urea ABC transporter ATP-binding protein UrtD produces MTTFNSVKESVQAFTRRDEVFDYLKPDIHPAIDTRHNVLLYVEGVNKSFDGFQAINDLNLYIKEGELRCIIGPNGAGKTTMMDIITGKTKPDTGEVWLGSNINLLKMNEAEIANAGVGRKFQKPTVIECLTVWQNLELAMAGDRSVWATFTAVMSGEQKDKLTSVLELIHLKDEAANLAGNLSHGQKQWLEIGMLLMQNPRLLLVDEPVAGMTHQEMDRTSELLNSLAGKHSVVVVEHDMDFVRSIASHVTVLHQGHVLAEGTMDQVQAHPEVKQVYLGE; encoded by the coding sequence ATGACCACATTTAACAGCGTAAAGGAATCCGTTCAGGCGTTCACCCGTCGAGACGAAGTCTTTGATTACCTCAAACCCGATATTCATCCCGCCATCGATACTCGTCATAACGTGCTGTTGTATGTCGAAGGCGTTAATAAAAGCTTTGATGGTTTCCAAGCGATAAATGATCTCAACCTCTATATCAAAGAGGGCGAACTGCGCTGCATCATCGGCCCTAATGGGGCAGGTAAAACCACCATGATGGACATCATCACAGGTAAAACTAAGCCGGACACTGGCGAGGTGTGGTTGGGTTCGAACATCAACTTATTGAAGATGAATGAAGCCGAAATTGCCAATGCAGGCGTTGGGCGTAAATTCCAAAAACCGACCGTGATTGAGTGTTTAACTGTGTGGCAGAACCTTGAATTAGCCATGGCCGGTGACCGTTCAGTGTGGGCAACTTTCACTGCTGTGATGTCTGGTGAACAGAAAGACAAACTGACCTCTGTGCTTGAGTTGATTCATTTAAAAGACGAAGCGGCGAATTTGGCAGGTAACCTGTCTCACGGACAAAAGCAGTGGTTAGAGATAGGCATGTTATTGATGCAAAACCCTAGGCTATTGCTGGTGGATGAACCCGTTGCAGGGATGACTCACCAAGAGATGGACCGTACTTCTGAGTTACTTAACTCACTGGCAGGAAAGCACTCAGTGGTAGTGGTTGAACACGATATGGATTTCGTTCGTTCAATTGCCAGCCATGTCACCGTGCTTCATCAAGGTCATGTGTTGGCTGAAGGCACGATGGATCAAGTGCAGGCTCACCCTGAAGTTAAACAAGTTTATCTCGGAGAATAG
- the urtE gene encoding urea ABC transporter ATP-binding subunit UrtE: MLEVKSVNQYYGESHTLWDLDMQIPEGKCTVLMGRNGVGKTTLLQCIMGLVKVESGDISLSGESLLKTDAEDRARQGIGYVPQGRQIFPMLTVQENLEVGLPIREKGDRKIPEFIFDIFPVLKEMLHRRGGDLSGGQQQQLAIGRALVVNPKLLILDEPTEGIQPNIVQEIGDIIRMLNEKMGLTVLLVEQKLPFARKVGDRFCILDRGRQVAEGEMTGLNESLIKEYLTV, from the coding sequence ATGCTAGAGGTTAAATCAGTTAATCAATATTACGGTGAGAGCCATACGCTGTGGGATTTGGATATGCAGATCCCAGAAGGTAAATGCACGGTGCTAATGGGGCGAAATGGAGTCGGTAAAACCACGTTGCTGCAATGCATCATGGGGTTGGTTAAGGTCGAAAGCGGTGACATCTCATTGTCGGGCGAGTCGCTTTTGAAAACCGATGCTGAAGATCGTGCTCGCCAAGGCATCGGTTATGTGCCGCAAGGTCGTCAGATCTTTCCGATGCTCACGGTTCAAGAAAACCTAGAAGTAGGCTTGCCGATTCGAGAAAAGGGCGACCGTAAGATCCCTGAGTTCATCTTCGATATATTCCCAGTATTAAAAGAGATGCTGCATCGTCGCGGAGGTGACTTATCTGGTGGTCAGCAGCAGCAACTGGCGATTGGGCGTGCGCTGGTGGTTAATCCAAAACTGTTGATCTTGGATGAACCGACTGAAGGTATTCAGCCTAATATTGTGCAAGAAATTGGTGACATCATTCGTATGCTCAACGAGAAGATGGGACTCACCGTTCTGCTTGTTGAACAGAAGCTGCCATTTGCGAGAAAGGTCGGTGACCGATTTTGCATTCTCGACCGTGGTCGTCAGGTCGCAGAAGGTGAAATGACAGGGCTCAATGAGTCTTTGATTAAGGAGTACCTAACCGTATGA